In Allocoprobacillus halotolerans, a genomic segment contains:
- a CDS encoding deoxyguanosinetriphosphate triphosphohydrolase family protein: MKAEDRIIHDSLKETKRADERLSPYATRNSECIKVKNTKKERTEFDIRWPYEEDIDRVLYSKSYSRYVDKTQALSFFSNVYITKRSLHVQWVSRIARQIGRGLNLNLDLIEAIALGHDLGHAPYGHVGEKAINDCLVERQFGYFTHNANSVRNLLFIERNGMGYNVSLQVIDGILCHNGEILSPVYRPDCQKTVEQFWNEYEKCWHEKDYSLKILPMTLEGCVVRISDVISYVGKDIEDAIKVGIISSEDLPLEVIRVLGKDNKAIINRLIGDLVIHSYHKPYLEFSKEVFQALEVLFTFISTHIHHHPTLLKENEKLTRMVKELYNVLYDDLKYQHYPQKGICAHVQKMSAVYQQTPIELIVSDYLSGMTDSYALRFYEERFLPRQHGEMIEDY, from the coding sequence ATGAAAGCTGAAGATCGTATTATTCATGATTCTTTAAAGGAAACAAAACGTGCTGATGAAAGGTTATCACCTTATGCAACACGTAACAGTGAATGTATTAAAGTCAAAAATACTAAGAAAGAAAGGACAGAATTTGATATTCGATGGCCTTATGAAGAAGATATTGATCGTGTTTTATATTCTAAAAGTTATAGTCGTTATGTTGATAAAACACAAGCTTTATCATTTTTTAGTAATGTTTATATTACGAAACGTTCTTTACATGTTCAATGGGTTTCTCGTATTGCCAGACAAATTGGTAGAGGTTTGAATTTAAATCTTGATTTAATTGAAGCCATTGCTTTAGGACATGATTTAGGACATGCACCTTACGGGCATGTTGGTGAAAAAGCTATTAATGATTGTCTTGTTGAAAGACAATTTGGTTATTTTACACATAATGCTAATAGTGTTAGAAATTTGCTTTTTATTGAAAGAAATGGAATGGGATATAATGTATCTTTACAAGTTATTGATGGTATTTTATGTCATAATGGAGAAATATTATCACCAGTTTATCGTCCTGATTGTCAAAAAACAGTTGAACAATTTTGGAATGAATATGAAAAATGCTGGCATGAAAAAGATTATTCTTTGAAAATTCTACCAATGACATTAGAAGGTTGTGTGGTGCGTATTTCTGATGTTATTTCCTATGTTGGTAAAGATATTGAAGATGCTATAAAAGTAGGGATTATTTCAAGTGAAGATTTACCATTAGAAGTGATCAGGGTGCTAGGTAAAGATAATAAAGCTATTATTAATCGCTTGATTGGAGATTTGGTCATTCATAGTTATCATAAACCTTATCTTGAGTTTTCCAAAGAAGTCTTTCAGGCATTAGAAGTTTTATTTACTTTTATTTCTACACATATTCATCATCATCCTACATTATTAAAGGAAAATGAAAAATTAACCCGTATGGTCAAGGAATTATACAATGTTTTATATGATGATTTAAAATATCAACATTATCCTCAAAAGGGAATTTGTGCTCATGTACAAAAAATGAGTGCCGTTTATCAACAAACTCCTATTGAATTAATTGTCAGTGATTATCTTTCAGGTATGACGGACAGTTATGCCTTGCGTTTTTATGAAGAACGTTTTTTACCACGACAACATGGTGAAATGATTGAAGACTATTAA
- the mutY gene encoding A/G-specific adenine glycosylase codes for MQNNIQNNLISWYNQNHRHFPWRETNNPYYIWISEIMLQQTTTEAVIPYYIRFIETFDTIDKLAQAPLEEVYKLWEGLGYYRRAKHIHETAKFIVENYHGQFPTTYQEILKLKGIGPYTAGAICSIAYGFSTPAIDGNVLRIISRLYALTDNIALSKTQKKISQIVSELLTGYDASAFNQGLMDLGATICRPLNPQCQQCPIASFCKAKQTGQEKVLPISIKNIKHKELQYITGIITYQNQYFMVQNPAGLLENLYGFVQYEIESPYRFIEEFEKEYDIPLSLISYHGQVKHVFTHRTWHMHIYHFTLSQPLLSMYELDDIAKIPVSTAHLKVLKQYLKQI; via the coding sequence ATGCAAAACAATATACAAAACAATTTAATTTCATGGTACAACCAAAATCATCGTCATTTTCCATGGCGAGAAACAAATAATCCTTATTACATCTGGATTAGTGAAATCATGTTACAACAAACAACAACCGAGGCGGTCATTCCCTACTATATACGTTTTATTGAAACATTTGATACCATTGATAAACTTGCACAGGCTCCATTAGAAGAAGTTTATAAATTATGGGAAGGACTAGGATATTATCGTCGTGCCAAACATATTCATGAAACAGCAAAATTTATTGTAGAAAACTATCATGGGCAATTTCCAACAACCTATCAGGAAATTTTAAAATTAAAGGGAATTGGTCCTTATACTGCTGGAGCCATTTGTTCCATTGCATATGGTTTTTCAACACCTGCCATAGATGGTAATGTGTTAAGAATTATTTCGCGTCTATATGCCTTAACAGACAATATCGCTCTTAGTAAAACTCAAAAGAAGATTTCTCAAATTGTCAGCGAACTATTAACAGGATATGATGCATCAGCGTTTAATCAGGGATTAATGGATTTAGGAGCAACTATCTGTCGTCCTTTAAACCCACAATGCCAACAATGTCCAATCGCCTCTTTTTGTAAAGCAAAACAAACTGGACAAGAGAAAGTATTGCCCATTTCTATTAAAAATATAAAACATAAAGAACTGCAATATATTACAGGAATTATTACTTATCAAAATCAATATTTTATGGTTCAAAATCCTGCTGGATTATTAGAAAATCTCTATGGTTTTGTCCAATATGAAATAGAAAGTCCTTATCGTTTCATAGAAGAATTTGAGAAAGAATATGATATTCCCTTATCTTTGATTTCCTATCACGGACAAGTAAAACATGTTTTTACACATCGCACATGGCACATGCATATTTATCATTTTACACTTTCTCAACCATTACTTTCCATGTATGAATTAGATGATATTGCTAAAATTCCTGTTTCTACTGCTCATTTAAAAGTTTTAAAACAATATCTTAAACAGATTTAA
- a CDS encoding sporulation protein YqfD has product MGISLSIYQNCRIIEICFFLIKTALKFYWCAFFFISLFLSSYLIFDIQIDGTLPELNHDIQKTLQKENITFFKPLQNYQELNDLLLQLKDIYKNKVEYINVYQTGSVFHVEYTKRKQESVKKDDYRNLYANQDGMIQSLDVKSGNVVVKKNDYVKKGDLLVENTIISTQNKTKIIPVEGHVYAYTFHQYEASMSDVKQDRAEAFYQLLLKIRSQIPIGAIIDKENVLQMTRSRSKITLKMHYTLIEDIAVKGEKNEENLKTTNMHDG; this is encoded by the coding sequence ATGGGAATATCCTTATCAATATATCAAAACTGTAGGATTATTGAAATATGTTTTTTTCTTATCAAGACAGCACTTAAATTTTATTGGTGTGCTTTTTTCTTCATCAGTCTTTTTCTATCTTCATATCTTATTTTTGATATACAAATAGATGGAACTTTACCTGAACTTAATCATGATATTCAAAAGACATTACAAAAAGAAAATATTACTTTTTTTAAACCACTTCAAAATTATCAAGAATTAAATGATTTATTATTACAATTAAAGGATATATATAAAAATAAGGTTGAATATATAAATGTTTATCAAACGGGGAGTGTTTTTCACGTTGAATATACAAAACGTAAACAAGAAAGTGTTAAAAAAGATGATTATCGTAATTTATATGCTAATCAAGATGGCATGATTCAATCTTTAGATGTTAAAAGTGGAAATGTTGTGGTTAAAAAGAATGATTATGTTAAAAAAGGTGATTTATTAGTTGAAAATACGATTATTTCTACACAAAATAAAACCAAGATTATTCCAGTTGAAGGACATGTCTATGCTTATACTTTTCATCAATATGAAGCAAGTATGAGTGATGTTAAACAAGATAGAGCTGAAGCCTTTTATCAGCTTTTATTAAAAATACGAAGTCAAATTCCTATAGGAGCTATTATTGATAAAGAAAATGTTTTACAAATGACAAGGAGTCGTAGTAAAATAACGTTAAAGATGCATTATACTCTTATTGAAGATATTGCAGTCAAAGGAGAAAAGAATGAAGAAAATCTTAAAACTACAAACATGCACGATGGATGA
- a CDS encoding YabP/YqfC family sporulation protein: MLIVDKESLCIYDFLEVFLMDSHVFKIQMRDYTLIIRGHHLQMEYYDQKEIRLHGHVKVIEYDENRV, encoded by the coding sequence GTGCTCATTGTTGATAAGGAAAGTTTATGTATATATGATTTTCTTGAGGTTTTCTTGATGGATAGTCATGTTTTTAAAATTCAAATGCGTGATTATACTTTGATTATTAGAGGACATCATTTACAGATGGAATACTATGATCAAAAAGAAATCCGTTTGCATGGACATGTGAAAGTGATTGAGTATGATGAAAATAGGGTATGA
- the rpsU gene encoding 30S ribosomal protein S21 produces the protein MAKTVVRENESLDDALRRFKRQVSRTGTLAEARKREFYVKPGLKRKMKSEAARKNKGKQR, from the coding sequence ATGGCAAAAACTGTAGTAAGAGAAAATGAATCATTAGATGATGCATTACGTCGTTTTAAAAGACAAGTTTCTAGAACAGGTACCCTTGCAGAAGCTCGTAAAAGAGAATTTTATGTTAAGCCTGGTTTAAAACGTAAAATGAAATCAGAAGCTGCTAGAAAAAATAAAGGTAAACAAAGATAA
- the deoC gene encoding deoxyribose-phosphate aldolase, whose amino-acid sequence MEKKWNKFIDHTVLKANATKDDITKLCEEAKQYDFASVCVNPTWVNYCAEYLKDSDVKVCTVIGFPLGANTSTVKAFETQKAIEEGADEVDMVINIGALKAGDIEMVYQDIQDVVDASQGHCVKVIIETCLLTDEEKVIACKQAMKAHAAFVKTSTGFSTGGATVYDVALMKKTVGDQCEVKASGGVKTFADMEAMVEAGATRIGTSSGISLMNHE is encoded by the coding sequence ATGGAAAAGAAATGGAACAAATTTATTGATCACACAGTTTTAAAAGCAAACGCAACAAAAGATGATATTACAAAATTATGTGAAGAAGCAAAGCAATATGATTTTGCATCTGTTTGTGTAAATCCAACATGGGTTAACTATTGTGCAGAATATTTAAAAGATAGCGATGTCAAAGTGTGTACAGTGATTGGATTCCCATTAGGAGCCAATACTTCTACTGTGAAAGCATTTGAAACTCAAAAAGCTATTGAAGAAGGTGCTGATGAAGTAGATATGGTTATTAATATTGGTGCTTTAAAAGCTGGTGATATTGAAATGGTTTATCAAGATATTCAAGATGTTGTTGATGCGAGTCAAGGGCATTGTGTGAAAGTGATTATTGAAACATGCTTATTAACAGATGAAGAAAAAGTCATAGCTTGTAAACAAGCAATGAAAGCACATGCGGCTTTTGTAAAAACATCAACTGGTTTTTCAACAGGTGGTGCCACTGTTTATGATGTTGCTTTAATGAAAAAAACAGTAGGAGATCAATGTGAAGTCAAAGCAAGTGGTGGTGTAAAAACATTTGCTGATATGGAAGCTATGGTCGAAGCTGGTGCGACACGTATTGGAACTTCATCAGGGATTTCATTGATGAATCATGAATAA
- a CDS encoding Mur ligase family protein has protein sequence MIGVTGSSGKTIVALMIKNALSKYLKMGYIGTNNIEYAGIIEQCPYTTPETIFLQRHLNDMVKKDVKGVTLEVSSHGLALKRVDSVHFDIGIFTNVYEEHLDFHGTMENLMASKAKLFSLLDEKGYAILNTDEVRFYNLVKDEVKCHILTYGIEHRADVMARNIEIFIDHTEFDLQVNEEMRHVSVPILGRFNISNVLAVITALLALEIPIAQIINMVENVQGVDGRMELLKHPYPFHVIVDYCQHAKSFEKVFQFAQKVKKDGRIIAVFGAPGKKNYNKRQKIGKLANQYCDQVILTAEDNRDEDIQDICLDIQKYIEKPVSVIIEDRRIAIEQAIEIANRNDIILILGKGHEQFMASAIGNDPYPGDKYVALEAIYKIFKGEDDDGKEMEQIY, from the coding sequence ATGATTGGTGTGACTGGCTCCAGTGGCAAAACAATCGTGGCTTTAATGATTAAAAATGCGTTATCAAAATATTTAAAAATGGGCTATATTGGAACTAACAATATTGAATATGCTGGCATTATTGAACAATGCCCTTATACAACACCTGAAACAATTTTCCTTCAAAGACATTTAAATGATATGGTTAAAAAAGATGTGAAAGGTGTAACATTGGAAGTTTCCAGTCATGGTTTAGCATTAAAAAGAGTTGATAGTGTTCATTTTGATATAGGTATTTTTACAAATGTTTATGAAGAACATCTTGATTTTCATGGAACTATGGAAAATCTAATGGCTTCTAAAGCTAAATTATTTTCATTACTTGATGAAAAAGGATATGCTATTTTAAATACGGATGAAGTACGTTTTTATAATCTGGTTAAAGATGAAGTAAAATGTCATATTTTGACTTATGGAATAGAACATAGGGCAGATGTCATGGCAAGAAATATTGAGATTTTTATTGATCATACTGAATTTGATTTACAGGTTAATGAAGAAATGAGACATGTTTCTGTACCTATTTTGGGCCGATTCAATATTTCCAATGTGTTAGCTGTCATTACTGCTTTATTAGCGTTAGAAATACCAATAGCTCAAATCATTAATATGGTTGAAAATGTTCAAGGTGTAGATGGACGTATGGAACTTTTAAAACATCCTTATCCATTTCATGTGATTGTTGATTATTGTCAACATGCTAAAAGCTTTGAAAAAGTCTTTCAATTTGCCCAAAAAGTAAAAAAAGATGGTCGTATTATTGCTGTATTTGGGGCACCGGGTAAAAAGAATTACAATAAACGACAAAAGATTGGTAAATTAGCAAATCAGTATTGTGATCAGGTCATTTTAACGGCTGAAGATAATCGAGATGAAGATATTCAAGATATTTGTTTAGATATTCAAAAATATATTGAAAAACCTGTAAGTGTTATTATAGAAGATCGTCGTATTGCGATTGAACAGGCTATTGAAATAGCTAATCGCAATGATATTATTTTGATTCTTGGGAAAGGACATGAACAGTTTATGGCATCTGCCATTGGAAATGATCCTTATCCTGGAGATAAATATGTTGCTTTAGAAGCAATTTATAAAATTTTTAAAGGAGAAGATGATGATGGAAAAGAAATGGAACAAATTTATTGA
- a CDS encoding Mur ligase domain-containing protein, whose product MKKINELFAVDADFKIQSIYSDSRYVGKDSIFFCIDGLSVDGHKYIEDAIFQGAKCIVYSKPLTFKHKDVLYIKVDNVLDELNRVAIYFMIILVTR is encoded by the coding sequence GTGAAGAAAATTAATGAATTATTTGCAGTTGATGCTGATTTTAAAATTCAATCCATTTATAGTGATTCACGTTATGTTGGAAAAGATTCGATATTCTTTTGTATTGATGGTTTAAGTGTTGATGGACATAAATATATTGAAGATGCTATTTTTCAAGGTGCCAAATGTATTGTTTATTCTAAACCTCTCACATTTAAGCATAAAGATGTTTTGTATATTAAAGTTGATAATGTTTTAGATGAATTGAATAGGGTTGCGATTTATTTTATGATCATCCTAGTTACAAGATGA
- a CDS encoding type III toxin-antitoxin system ToxN/AbiQ family toxin, translating into MQIFILMTHERKYRILLRNQLHWLNRHGVNLRYKAKKLYENRINDTLPRRIKNRCCDLKLLEQKCIEYSKNTEK; encoded by the coding sequence ATGCAAATATTCATATTGATGACACATGAGAGAAAGTATAGAATTTTATTAAGAAATCAATTACATTGGTTGAATCGTCATGGTGTGAATCTAAGATATAAAGCAAAGAAACTCTATGAAAATAGAATAAATGATACACTACCACGAAGAATAAAAAACAGATGTTGTGATTTAAAGTTATTAGAACAAAAATGTATTGAATATTCCAAAAATACAGAAAAATAA
- a CDS encoding type III toxin-antitoxin system ToxN/AbiQ family toxin yields the protein MSYNLGTKKLRRFVGVLFEINSCKYFAPLSSPKAKHMLMKNQIDFYKIDRGKLGAINLNNMIPVIDGEYKYANIHIDDT from the coding sequence GTGAGTTATAATTTAGGTACAAAAAAATTGAGACGTTTTGTGGGTGTTTTGTTTGAAATCAATTCATGTAAATATTTTGCGCCTCTTTCATCTCCTAAGGCAAAACATATGCTTATGAAAAATCAAATAGATTTTTATAAGATTGATCGTGGTAAACTTGGAGCTATTAATCTCAATAATATGATACCTGTAATCGATGGTGAGTATAAGTATGCAAATATTCATATTGATGACACATGA
- a CDS encoding ATP-dependent Clp protease ATP-binding subunit, translated as MNIEKWTTAMQEAMQKAMQQALGMSCQVVDVEDFLLALLEDTSGIFYRVLSKANVNIQQLTTFLRNKQQQKSRVNGIDESQMRISYDLNQLFIKAQKVMSDYKDEYTSVEHLIMAMFEVQSSFIQDMIRQYHLNKKEIEKIIKEMRGGNMVDNPQPENQYEVLTKYGRDLIQDVKDGKLDPVIGRDEEIRRVIQILSRKTKNNPILIGEPGVGKTAIVEGLAWRIFKNDVPVSLQNKTLYELDLGALVAGAKYRGEFEERLKAVLNEIKKSEGNIILFIDEIHQLVGAGKTDGAMDAANLLKPMLARGELHCIGATTLDEYRMYIEKDAALERRFQKVQVDEPDSDDTIAILRGLKDSFESHHGVQITDSAIVAAVNMSERYITDRFLPDKAIDLIDEACASVRMEIDSLPEELDVITREKNRLEMERISIEKEDKNADNEKRLDEIKSRIASLDEQVTGLTDKWKDEKKALDHIKELKDQKVRYEALKDKYETEGNLEEASKIKYETLPRINKEIADYQSQESDDALLQEKVSVDTVSEVIARWTGIPIQKLMESEREKLLHLDDTLRKRVIGQDEAIEKICDAILRSRAGINDENRPIGSFMFLGPTGVGKTEVAKSLAEQLFDSEKNIVRIDMSEYMEKFSVSRLLGAPPGYVGYEEGGQLTEAVRRAPYSIVLLDEIEKAHPEVFNVLLQVLDDGRITDSKGNVVSFKNTIIIMTSNIGSQYLLQGNNEETRKQVEMELKAHFKPEFLNRIDEIVMFNSLDHQIVYKIIDKFIGQLSSRLEQQNISVQVSQAAKEEIALEGFDPTFGARPLKRFIQSHIETLVAKEMIKGTIQKDDNIMIDYQNQQFVIQKV; from the coding sequence ATGAATATTGAAAAATGGACAACAGCCATGCAAGAAGCTATGCAAAAGGCAATGCAACAAGCTTTAGGTATGTCTTGTCAAGTTGTTGATGTGGAAGATTTTCTTTTGGCTTTATTAGAAGATACAAGTGGTATCTTCTATCGTGTACTTTCTAAAGCAAATGTAAATATTCAGCAGTTAACAACATTTTTAAGAAATAAACAACAACAAAAATCAAGAGTCAATGGTATTGATGAAAGTCAAATGAGAATTTCATATGATTTAAATCAATTATTCATCAAAGCTCAAAAAGTGATGAGTGACTATAAAGATGAATATACAAGTGTTGAACATTTGATTATGGCAATGTTTGAAGTGCAATCAAGTTTTATTCAAGATATGATTCGCCAATATCATTTAAATAAAAAAGAAATTGAAAAGATTATTAAAGAAATGCGAGGTGGCAATATGGTCGATAATCCACAACCAGAAAATCAATATGAAGTTTTAACAAAATATGGTAGAGATCTAATTCAAGATGTAAAAGATGGAAAATTAGATCCAGTTATTGGACGTGATGAAGAAATTAGACGTGTCATTCAAATTCTTTCACGTAAAACAAAAAACAATCCTATTTTAATCGGTGAACCAGGTGTAGGGAAAACAGCTATTGTTGAAGGTTTGGCATGGCGTATCTTTAAAAATGATGTGCCTGTCAGCTTACAAAATAAAACATTGTATGAACTTGATTTAGGCGCATTAGTCGCTGGAGCAAAATATCGTGGTGAATTTGAAGAAAGATTAAAAGCAGTTTTAAATGAAATTAAAAAATCTGAAGGAAATATCATCTTATTTATTGATGAAATTCATCAATTGGTTGGTGCTGGAAAAACAGATGGTGCTATGGATGCAGCAAACTTATTAAAACCAATGTTAGCACGTGGAGAATTGCATTGTATTGGAGCCACAACTTTAGATGAATATCGTATGTATATTGAAAAAGATGCTGCTTTAGAAAGACGTTTCCAAAAAGTTCAAGTTGATGAACCTGATAGTGATGATACAATCGCAATATTACGTGGATTAAAAGATAGTTTTGAATCTCATCATGGTGTACAAATTACAGATAGTGCTATTGTGGCAGCTGTGAATATGAGTGAACGTTATATTACTGATCGTTTTTTACCAGATAAAGCGATTGATTTGATTGATGAAGCTTGTGCTTCTGTACGTATGGAAATTGATTCTTTACCTGAAGAATTAGATGTTATTACAAGAGAAAAGAATCGTTTGGAAATGGAACGTATTTCCATTGAAAAAGAAGATAAAAATGCAGATAATGAAAAACGTTTAGATGAAATTAAAAGTCGTATTGCATCTTTAGATGAACAGGTGACAGGATTAACAGACAAATGGAAAGACGAAAAGAAGGCTTTGGATCATATTAAAGAATTAAAAGATCAAAAAGTCAGATATGAAGCTTTAAAGGATAAATATGAAACGGAAGGTAATTTAGAAGAAGCTTCAAAAATCAAATACGAAACATTACCTCGTATTAATAAAGAAATTGCTGATTATCAATCTCAAGAATCAGATGATGCCTTGTTACAAGAAAAAGTCAGTGTTGATACAGTTAGTGAAGTGATTGCCAGATGGACAGGTATTCCTATTCAAAAATTAATGGAATCCGAAAGAGAAAAATTATTACATCTTGATGATACATTAAGAAAAAGAGTCATTGGACAAGATGAAGCGATTGAAAAAATCTGTGATGCGATTTTAAGATCACGTGCTGGTATTAATGATGAAAATCGACCAATTGGTTCATTCATGTTCTTAGGTCCAACAGGAGTGGGAAAAACTGAAGTCGCAAAGAGTTTAGCTGAACAATTATTTGATAGTGAGAAAAATATAGTCCGTATTGATATGAGTGAGTATATGGAAAAGTTTAGTGTATCTCGTTTATTAGGAGCACCTCCAGGATATGTTGGTTATGAAGAAGGCGGACAGTTAACAGAAGCTGTTCGACGTGCACCATATAGTATTGTTTTATTGGATGAAATTGAAAAAGCTCATCCTGAAGTCTTTAATGTTTTATTACAAGTTTTAGATGATGGTCGTATAACTGATTCTAAAGGAAATGTTGTTAGCTTCAAGAATACCATTATCATTATGACTTCTAATATTGGTTCTCAATATTTGTTACAAGGTAATAATGAAGAAACAAGAAAACAAGTGGAAATGGAATTAAAAGCCCATTTTAAACCAGAATTTTTAAATCGTATAGATGAAATTGTTATGTTTAACTCATTAGATCATCAAATTGTTTATAAGATTATTGATAAGTTTATTGGGCAACTTTCTTCTCGTCTAGAACAACAAAATATTTCTGTTCAAGTTTCTCAGGCAGCGAAAGAAGAAATTGCATTAGAAGGATTTGATCCAACATTTGGTGCAAGACCTTTAAAACGTTTTATTCAAAGTCATATTGAAACATTAGTCGCAAAAGAAATGATTAAAGGAACAATTCAAAAAGATGATAACATTATGATTGATTATCAAAATCAACAATTTGTGATTCAAAAGGTATAA
- a CDS encoding DegV family protein: MHAFYQYMVDHKDVFPKTSMPSIEDYIQTFTKILDQQEDIICICITTKFSGSYNSAMNAKMMLEDKYPERRITIIDATVNTVLQGLLVIEAAKMKENGLVYDEVIQKIEEIKTTGRIFFTVGNFEYLIHGGRIGKVAGVAAKTLGIRPLIVLHDGEIFAVGVTRGREKSKQKVLEKTIQYFKDNQLSPCDYRFCVGYGYDRVEGEVFKEKLQTALLQAFPDYDVPILIQQIGATIGVHTGPYPIGVGILKNMIFRNNS, translated from the coding sequence GTGCATGCTTTTTATCAATACATGGTTGATCATAAAGATGTCTTTCCTAAAACATCCATGCCTTCCATTGAAGATTACATACAGACATTTACTAAAATTTTAGATCAACAAGAAGATATTATTTGCATTTGTATTACAACAAAATTTTCTGGTTCATATAATAGTGCCATGAATGCCAAAATGATGCTAGAAGACAAATACCCAGAACGTCGTATCACAATTATCGATGCAACTGTAAATACTGTTTTACAAGGATTATTAGTGATTGAAGCTGCTAAAATGAAAGAAAACGGTCTTGTTTATGATGAAGTTATACAAAAAATCGAAGAAATCAAAACAACAGGACGTATTTTCTTTACTGTAGGTAATTTTGAATATTTGATTCATGGTGGTAGAATTGGAAAAGTTGCAGGTGTAGCAGCAAAAACATTGGGCATTCGTCCCTTGATTGTTCTTCATGATGGTGAAATCTTTGCGGTGGGTGTCACACGTGGTCGAGAAAAATCTAAACAGAAAGTATTAGAAAAAACAATTCAATATTTTAAAGACAATCAACTTTCTCCTTGTGATTATCGTTTTTGTGTTGGCTATGGTTATGATCGTGTAGAAGGAGAAGTATTCAAAGAAAAGTTACAGACAGCTTTATTGCAAGCTTTTCCTGATTATGATGTGCCTATTTTGATTCAACAAATTGGTGCTACCATTGGTGTGCATACTGGACCTTATCCAATTGGAGTCGGTATATTAAAAAATATGATCTTTAGGAATAATTCCTAA
- a CDS encoding DegV family protein: MYQIVSDGSCDLEQSLVEKYHIQVVPFYITVDGVHHQKEKRY, from the coding sequence ATGTATCAAATAGTTTCAGATGGTTCATGTGATTTAGAACAATCACTTGTTGAAAAATATCATATTCAGGTTGTACCATTTTATATTACGGTTGATGGTGTTCACCATCAAAAAGAAAAAAGATATTGA
- a CDS encoding thiamine diphosphokinase, whose amino-acid sequence MKIGIYGSMNVGCVHDDTIDYIGVDQGVYHLYHQGITPIIAIGDMDSIEDDNILNHLQIRRYSSIKDDTDTALAIQYAIDHGYDCIDLYGVTHQRMDHFMAVLCLLEKYQDIAITVYDEWNKIFVLKPGKHQIFKEQYYYFSIFAFDESVITLTDCHYPLQHYHLKRNDPLCVSNQMNGEYAYIENSQTILFIQSRS is encoded by the coding sequence ATGAAAATAGGAATTTATGGTAGCATGAATGTTGGTTGTGTTCATGATGATACAATTGATTATATTGGGGTTGATCAAGGTGTCTACCATCTTTATCATCAAGGTATTACACCAATCATTGCTATTGGAGATATGGATTCAATTGAAGATGATAATATTTTAAATCATCTTCAGATTCGACGTTATTCCAGCATTAAAGATGACACAGATACAGCTTTAGCTATTCAATATGCTATTGATCATGGTTATGATTGTATTGATTTATATGGTGTTACACATCAAAGAATGGATCATTTTATGGCTGTTTTATGTCTATTAGAAAAATATCAGGATATAGCAATAACTGTTTATGATGAATGGAATAAAATCTTTGTTTTAAAACCTGGTAAGCATCAAATTTTTAAGGAACAGTATTATTATTTTTCTATCTTTGCCTTTGATGAAAGTGTTATAACTTTAACTGATTGTCATTATCCATTACAGCACTATCATTTAAAAAGAAATGATCCACTATGTGTATCTAATCAAATGAATGGCGAATATGCTTATATTGAAAATAGTCAAACCATACTTTTCATTCAATCTCGATCATAA